taACCTGTAACACACCACCCTGTGATCTTCCTCCATAGGACTTCACACACTCCAGTCATCTTTGTTGCTTACTTGTTCATTGGCTTCCCCCACTAGAAAGTCAGCTCAGTGAATGCGGGACCTTGTCTGTCTTGCCGACTGTGTCTTCAGAGCCTGTGACAGTGCCCACAGTAGGGGTGAACAGATGCTTACTGATTTATGACAAGTGACACCTCTCCATCAGTCTGAGTAATCGGGAATGATTCTATTGGTATCGTGAGTCATAATTACATCTACACCCAGTGTGTATTTCACTATTTCCTGTGCTGCTCCGGGAACTGCTTCCATCACGCTAATGCCATTCCTCCCATGCTGCTTCCTCTCTGGCACAAATGTAACTGACTTTCTAGTGTGGGATTTAAAAAACACTATTGCTTTATTAACTACCAGCAGGACTggaagggtgggggggtgggggggtgggaggcgcTCTGGGCTCAGGGTCCATGGAGATTGTGAAGAGGACGTGATGACTGGGAAGCTGTTTTGAAGGCAAGAGGTGGCCTGGAGCACAGGCCCAAGAGCCCCTCCGATTTACTTCCGGAAATGCGGAGACTTTGTAAAGGAGTCATGGCAAGCTATAGCCATGCCACCAATAAGATTAAGAAATTCTTGGAAATCTAGCTGCCCGTCAGAGTTGAGGTCCAGTTTCTTCATCATGCGGTCGAGGACACCAGGGTCCTTCTGGTTCTGC
This Neovison vison isolate M4711 chromosome 2, ASM_NN_V1, whole genome shotgun sequence DNA region includes the following protein-coding sequences:
- the S100A11 gene encoding protein S100-A11, with amino-acid sequence MAKMSSPTETERCIESLIAVFQKFAGKEGNNCTLSKTEFLTFMNTELAAFTKNQKDPGVLDRMMKKLDLNSDGQLDFQEFLNLIGGMAIACHDSFTKSPHFRK